In Triplophysa rosa linkage group LG7, Trosa_1v2, whole genome shotgun sequence, the following proteins share a genomic window:
- the gpr27 gene encoding probable G-protein coupled receptor 27, whose protein sequence is MANTSDPGESNPSLQNYAITASAVKLASLGLITCTSLLGNIVLSLLVLKDRTLHKAPYYFLLDLCAADIIRSAVCFPFVMISIDHGSVWSYSILSCKIVAFLAVLFCFHIAFLLFCVSVTRYMAIAHHRFYSKRMTLWTCVAVICMVWTLSVAMAFPPVFDVGTYKFIREEEQCIFEHRYVKANDTLGFMLMLAVIVGTTHVVYIKMLCFVYDHRKMKPAQLVPAISQNWTFHGPGATGQAAANWIAGFGRGPTPPTLVGIRQASHNANRRLLVLDEFKMEKRIGKMYYMITLVFLLLWAPYIVSCYIRVFVKGNAIPQVYLTAAVWLTFAQAGANPIICFIFNKELRMRFRACFPCCLTTQTPMEPYCVI, encoded by the coding sequence ATGGCGAACACAAGTGATCCAGGAGAGAGCAACCCGTCACTTCAGAATTATGCCATCACCGCGTCTGCGGTCAAGCTGGCATCTTTGGGTCTCATCACCTGCACGAGCCTGCTCGGGAATATCGTGCTGTCCCTTCTGGTGCTGAAGGACAGAACCCTTCACAAAGCTCCGTATTATTTTCTCCTCGACCTGTGCGCGGCGGACATCATCCGCTCGGCCGTGTGCTTTCCGTTCGTGATGATCTCCATCGACCACGGCTCCGTGTGGAGCTACAGCATCCTCAGCTGCAAGATCGTCGCGTTCCTGGCCGTCTTGTTCTGCTTCCACATCGCCTTTTTGCTCTTCTGCGTCAGCGTTACGCGCTACATGGCCATCGCGCACCACCGGTTCTACTCTAAACGCATGACGCTGTGGACGTGCGTCGCGGTTATATGCATGGTGTGGACTTTATCCGTCGCCATGGCCTTCCCCCCGGTTTTCGACGTGGGGACTTACAAATTTATCCGCGAGGAAGAGCAGTGTATTTTCGAGCACAGGTACGTGAAAGCCAACGATACTTTAGGCTTCATGCTAATGTTGGCTGTGATCGTGGGCACGACGCACGTCGTTTATATCAAAATGCTGTGTTTTGTTTACGACCACCGTAAAATGAAACCCGCCCAGCTGGTTCCGGCTATCAGCCAGAACTGGACTTTTCACGGACCGGGGGCGACGGGACAGGCCGCCGCCAACTGGATCGCGGGGTTCGGACGCGGTCCGACGCCGCCGACGTTAGTGGGCATCAGGCAAGCGTCGCACAACGCCAACCGCAGGCTGCTCGTCCTGGACGAGTTCAAGATGGAGAAACGAATAGGCAAGATGTATTACATGATCACGTTGGTGTTTCTGCTGTTGTGGGCCCCGTATATTGTGTCGTGTTACATCCGGGTGTTTGTGAAAGGAAACGCGATTCCCCAGGTGTACCTGACGGCAGCCGTGTGGTTGACGTTCGCCCAAGCTGGGGCGAACCCCATCATATGCTTTATATTTAATAAGGAGTTGAGAATGAGATTCAGAGCCTGTTTTCCGTGTTGCCTGACTACACAAACACCAATGGAGCCCTATTGTGTTATCTGA